A stretch of DNA from Limnohabitans sp. MORI2:
ACTTCTTCAACGGTTTGTGTTGGCATCGCTTCCCATTGGCCAAACGCCGCTTGAACCAATTGCAAGCTGCCGAAATTGAGGCTCAGGGTATTCGCTCTACGCGCGGACCTGTGCGCGATGCCCTCACGCTGTTTGACGAAAACGTGGTGCTCATGCATGCGCCCGATGCGGTGTGGGCCGCGCTGCAAGCCCGCGATTGGCTCAAGCTCTTTGTCGATTTGCGCGATCAATGGCAGCAGGTGCACTTGGTGTTGTTTGGCCATGCCTTGGTGGAAAAACTCGTCACCCCCTACAAGTCCATCACAGGCCATGTGTACCGCATTGCGAATGAAGTAAATCCGCACGACGAAATCGCACTAGACGCATGGCTCGTGCAAGACCTTCAACCTGCGAAGCTTGCCACCAAACCCTACGAGCCATTGCCGGTGTTAGGCATCCCGGGCTGGTGTGCCGCCAATGCTGAGCGTGCTTTTTACGAAGACACGACCGTGTTTCGCCCCAAGCGCGTAGTTACCTAACTTTTGTGTGGCTTTTTGACGTGCAAGCATTGAATTGCCAACATTCACCCCTACCATTCACAACAGCGGACCTTTGTACTACCCGCTGAAAAGGAAACCATGAAACGCATTCTTCTGTTCGTCCTCACCAACCTCGCCGTCATGGTGGTGCTGGGGGTCGTCGCCAGTTTGCTCGGCGTCAACCGTTACCTCACTGCCAACGGTTTGAACTTGTCTGCCTTGCTGGGCTTCTCGCTCATCATGGGTTTTGGCGGTGCCATCATTTCGCTCTTGATGAGCAAGTCCATGGCCAAGTGGAGCACAGGTGCTGAAGTCATCACCCAGCCACGCAACCCAGACGAAGCTTGGATCGTGAGCACCGTGCAACGTTTGTCTGAACGCGCTGGCATCGCCATGCCTGAAGTCGCGATTTACGAAGGCGAGCCCAACGCGTTTGCCACGGGTGCTTTTAAAAACTCGGCCTTGGTGGCCGTGTCCACCGGTTTGCTGCAAGGCATGACCAAGGAAGAAGTTGAAGCCGTGTTGGGCCACGAAATTGCCCACGTGGCCAATGGCGACATGGTCACTCTCACGCTCATCCAAGGCGTGCTCAACACCTTCGTGGTGTTCTTGAGCCGCGTCATCGGCTACTTTGTAGATGGCATGCTGCGTAAGAACGATGAAGAATCCAGCGGCCCCGGCATGGGCTACTACATCACCAGCTTTGTGCTCGACATCGTGCTGGGTTTTGTGGCCAGCATGATCGTGGCGTGGTTCAGCCGTTACCGCGAATTCCGTGCCGACGAAGGCTCAGCTCAGCTCTTGGGCAACAAGCAACCCATGATCAATGCCTTGGCGCGTTTGAACAGCATGCAAGCGGGCGAGTTGCCCACCAGCGTGGCGGCGATGGGTATCACGGGCGGTTTGGGCAAGTTGTTTGCCTCGCATCCACCGTTGGAAGAGCGTATTGCAGCATTGCAAAACGCACGCTGATCGTTGAGCGCACCGCAATCCCCTTGGACGGTCGCCCCCGCGCAAGCGGTGGCGACCGTTGCCATTCAACCTGATGCAGAGTTAACACCTGCGCAAAAGCGGTTCAACACCTTGCTCGCGCGCGTGTCAGCGTTGTCTGAGTCCATCGCCACACTAGAGGCTTTGTCTACCCAGCATCGCAGCAGCCACTTGCGTGCGATGAGTGCGTTAAAGAACCAAGAAGACGCGGCGCGTAAAAACTTGTTGCTGTTTTTGGATGGTCGCCTGCACACGGTTGAGCTCACAGCGACGCACCGACGCAGCGCCACGCAAATCATCTTGGCTTTGTGTGAAGCGCTGGCGCACAAGCAAGACCCGCAAGTGCAAGCCATCTTCAGCCAACACCACAGTGAAGAAGATGCGCAAGCCTTGGCCGAAGAAGCGCGCGCCGGTGCTGAGCATGCCAAGGCTGTGTTTGAAGATTTGTTTGGCAAGCCCCTGCACGGCGCCGACGATTTGCACACGGCAGAGGCGGTGTTTGAAGCGGGTCTGCGCCAATACCGCGAACAGGAACAACGCCTCGAAGACAAACGCCAAGCCAAGAAGGCCAAGAAAAAACCTGTAGCCCGTCAGCTCAAAGACGCGCAGCAAAAGATGGATGCCAACACCGCGCTGCGCACGGTGTATCGCCAGCTCGCCAGTGCCCTGCATCCTGATCGCGAACCTGACGAAGCCGAGCGCTTGCGCAAAACGGCGTTGATGAGCGAAGTCAACGCTGCGTATGACCGCAAGAACTTATCGGAGTTGCTCAAGCTGCAACTGCACATTGCCCAAATCGACAGCGCGGCCTTGAGTCGCATGGCAGACGACAAACTCAACGCCATGTGCCTGCTGCTCAAAGAGCAAGTGGAGGCGTTGGAAGAGGACGAAGCTCAAGCCCAGTTTGAAATTCGCCACTACCTTGGTGTGCATGAGCTCGATCACATCAGCGCTGAGAGCTTGGCCCGTGCGCTGGCCATTCAGCTACGCGACAAAGAGCACGAGGTGGATACGCTAGAGCGCGACCTGCGCCGTATTCAAAACGAGGCCGAGCTGAAACGTTGGCTCAAAGAGCAAGCGCAGTTGGCCAAGGAAGCCAGAGTTGAGTTAACCGACTTAGACCGCTTGTTGTACCGATGAAAAAAGCGCCCGAGTTGGGCGCTTTGACGTGGGGGCTTTGCGGGCTTAGCCCTCGATGTGCGGCTCCACCAATTTCGCCAGCTGTTCCAAGGACTCTTGCCATCCGAGGTAGCACATCTCCAGCGGAATCATCTCTGGAATACCAGCTTGTGTGACGTTCAACTCTGTGCCGCACAGCACGGGTGTGAGTGACACGGTGACTTCCAACACTCCGGGCAAGTTGGGGTCTTCAAACTTGTCGGTGTAATGGATGCGTTCGTTAGGCACAAGCTCAAGATACTCACCACCAAACGAATGACCATTGCCGCTGCCGAAATTGTGAAACGACATGCGGAACGTGCCACCCACGCGTGCGTCGAGGTGATGTACTGTGCAAGTAAAGCCGTAAGGCGGCAGCCATTTGGCCAAAGCGCCGCCTTCAAGGAAGGCGCGATACACCTTGTCAGGTGATGTTTTCAAAACGCGATGCAGTTGAACGCTGCGACTGGACATGGCGAAC
This window harbors:
- a CDS encoding DUF3025 domain-containing protein — translated: MARGLSPKTEGFAGAVLAEIDWSQPWFAPWRELGEPTVQQALQQLSVAEALNAITYAAKREASAGSGDIASAASVNTTRAGLALGDANEVKFVPQSALPEGQAYEDFIFKTAQVPTRDGLHDFFNGLCWHRFPLAKRRLNQLQAAEIEAQGIRSTRGPVRDALTLFDENVVLMHAPDAVWAALQARDWLKLFVDLRDQWQQVHLVLFGHALVEKLVTPYKSITGHVYRIANEVNPHDEIALDAWLVQDLQPAKLATKPYEPLPVLGIPGWCAANAERAFYEDTTVFRPKRVVT
- the htpX gene encoding protease HtpX, which translates into the protein MKRILLFVLTNLAVMVVLGVVASLLGVNRYLTANGLNLSALLGFSLIMGFGGAIISLLMSKSMAKWSTGAEVITQPRNPDEAWIVSTVQRLSERAGIAMPEVAIYEGEPNAFATGAFKNSALVAVSTGLLQGMTKEEVEAVLGHEIAHVANGDMVTLTLIQGVLNTFVVFLSRVIGYFVDGMLRKNDEESSGPGMGYYITSFVLDIVLGFVASMIVAWFSRYREFRADEGSAQLLGNKQPMINALARLNSMQAGELPTSVAAMGITGGLGKLFASHPPLEERIAALQNAR
- a CDS encoding SRPBCC family protein, which produces MSSRSVQLHRVLKTSPDKVYRAFLEGGALAKWLPPYGFTCTVHHLDARVGGTFRMSFHNFGSGNGHSFGGEYLELVPNERIHYTDKFEDPNLPGVLEVTVSLTPVLCGTELNVTQAGIPEMIPLEMCYLGWQESLEQLAKLVEPHIEG